One window from the genome of Calditerrivibrio sp. encodes:
- the radA gene encoding DNA repair protein RadA: MGKNKTRFVCNQCGAISPKWIGKCPECGAWNSFTEEAIEPPSDKQKKENSQIHIKKLKEISGIEVDRFKTGLKELDQVLGGGIVKGSVILIGGEPGIGKSTIMLQVSHILSNKNKKIVYFSGEESYSQIKIRADRLNIGNSDIDIVSTNSFESIIDILKSNYYDYAIVDSIQTFYSEDITSAAGTVSQIKHITHHLVEFAKSKGTTIFIIGQVTKEGSIAGPKVLEHLVDTVLYFEGDYNRGIRILRSVKNRFGPTNEVGFFEMSDKGLFEISYKDLISNEKSFPGRALTSIMEGTRFFLAEVESLVTQTYFNFSKRISNGFDLNRLNMLAAILEKKGGLTISNHDIYLSIAGGLKINEPAADLAICASLISSFKNIPLPESSIFIGEVSLTGEVRQVSNLRNRINEALKINIKNIYAPGLIEDKGMNFYSINNILDLIKHL; encoded by the coding sequence ATGGGAAAGAATAAAACCCGCTTTGTTTGTAATCAGTGTGGTGCCATCTCACCTAAATGGATTGGAAAATGCCCAGAATGTGGAGCTTGGAACTCTTTTACTGAAGAAGCAATAGAACCACCATCTGATAAGCAAAAAAAAGAGAATTCACAAATACATATCAAAAAACTTAAAGAGATTTCAGGTATCGAAGTGGATAGATTTAAAACAGGTTTAAAAGAGTTAGATCAAGTACTTGGTGGAGGGATCGTAAAAGGGTCTGTGATACTTATCGGTGGTGAACCCGGCATAGGGAAATCCACCATCATGTTACAAGTCTCCCATATCTTATCGAATAAAAACAAAAAAATTGTTTATTTTTCTGGAGAAGAGTCATATTCCCAAATTAAAATTCGTGCTGATAGATTAAATATAGGTAACTCAGACATAGATATCGTATCCACAAACTCCTTTGAATCAATAATTGATATACTAAAAAGCAACTATTATGATTATGCTATTGTAGATTCTATTCAAACTTTTTACTCTGAGGATATAACATCAGCAGCAGGTACTGTAAGTCAAATTAAACATATAACTCATCATCTTGTAGAATTTGCTAAATCAAAAGGGACTACTATCTTTATAATAGGACAAGTAACAAAAGAAGGCAGTATAGCTGGACCAAAGGTATTGGAACATCTTGTAGACACTGTTTTATACTTTGAAGGTGATTACAATAGAGGTATTCGAATTTTAAGGTCTGTAAAAAATAGATTTGGACCAACCAATGAAGTAGGCTTTTTTGAAATGTCTGATAAAGGACTGTTCGAAATCTCTTACAAAGATCTTATCAGTAACGAAAAAAGCTTCCCCGGCCGAGCTCTAACGAGTATTATGGAGGGTACACGTTTTTTTTTAGCAGAAGTCGAATCATTAGTCACACAAACATATTTTAATTTTTCAAAAAGAATTTCAAACGGTTTTGACTTAAATAGACTTAATATGCTTGCAGCCATTTTAGAAAAAAAGGGAGGATTAACTATATCTAATCATGATATATATCTTAGCATCGCCGGAGGCCTTAAGATTAACGAACCAGCAGCTGATCTTGCTATTTGTGCATCCTTGATATCCTCTTTTAAAAATATCCCACTACCAGAATCATCAATATTTATAGGCGAAGTAAGTTTGACAGGAGAAGTTAGACAGGTATCAAACCTACGTAACAGAATAAACGAAGCTCTAAAAATAAATATAAAAAATATCTATGCTCCTGGATTAATTGAGGATAAAGGTATGAACTTTTATAGTATAAATAATATTTTAGACTTGATAAAACATCTTTAG